One genomic window of Conger conger chromosome 9, fConCon1.1, whole genome shotgun sequence includes the following:
- the LOC133137830 gene encoding putative tyrosine carboxypeptidase MATCAP2 translates to MFATVKPCNLESEKSKFFLSDFTYNPHFEYSHPVSAALLERYNTPSDLFLTQAVRILEQALRRYGSYEKFELATGGSLLPKNRIKGYVKKYMEKEGCVGEITVHLSEELLSRASMTMMHTRSVLTINVSTAREFWLEGMLRHEIGTHYLRGVNNAQQPWANLPTRRSLGLRPPNPTEEGLASLHSVLQRSDPTLWRAALLYYTVLRAGRLAFAPLFQELRRFVQDPDTRWAYCVRAKRGQRDTAQPGCFSKDQVYLDGILRLLRHRDSIDFQLLMSLGKVSYEDIDRLRGLAVMERTRLPHFLRDRGRYARQLHRIMEVNQLSDAELQELI, encoded by the exons ATGTTCGCCACGGTGAAGCCCTGTAACCTGGAGAGTGAGAAGAGCAAGTTCTTCCTCTCCGACTTCACCTACAACCCGCACTTTGAGTACAGCCACCCAGTCTCTGCGGCCCTGTTGGAGCGCTACAACACTCCCTCTGACCTCTTCCTCACACAG gcTGTGCGGATTCTGGAGCAGGCTCTGCGCAGGTACGGCAGCTATGAGAAATTTGAGTTGGCCACCGGGGGGAGCCTTCTCCCCAAAAACAGAATCAAGGGCTACGTCAAGAAGTACATGGAGAAGGAGGGCTGTGTGGGAGAG atcaCAGTTCACCTGTCAGAGGAGCTCCTGTCCCGGGCGTCGATGACCATGATGCACACGCGCTCCGTCCTGACCATCAACGTCTCCACTGCCCGCGAGTTCTGGCTGGAGGGCATGCTGCGGCACGAGATCG gcacaCACTACCTCCGGGGCGTGAATAACGCCCAGCAGCCGTGGGCGAACCTGCCGACGCGGCGGTCCCTGGGCCTGCGGCCCCCCAACCCCACGGAGGAGGGGCTGGCCAGCCTGCACTCGGTGCTGCAGCGCTCGGACCCCACGCTGTGGCGGGCCGCCCTGCTGTACTACACCGTGCTGAGGGCCGGCCGGCTGGCCTTCGCCCCGCTCTTCCAGGAGCTGCGGCGCTTCGTCCAGGACCCCGACACGCGCTGGGCCTACTGCGTCCGCGCCAAGAGGGGCCAGCGCGACACCGCCCAGCCCG GCTGCTTCAGTAAGGACCAGGTGTACCTGGATGGGATCTTGAGGCTGCTTCGCCACAGAGACTCCATCGACTTCCAGCTGCTGATGTCCCTGGGGAAG gtgTCGTACGAGGACATTGACCGGCTGAGGGGCTTGGCGGTGATGGAGCGCACGCGGTTACCTCACTTCCTGCGTGACCGGGGCCGGTACGCGCGGCAACTGCACCGCATCATGGAGGTGAACCAGCTGAGCGACGCCGAGCTGCAGGAGCTGATCTGA